In the Magnolia sinica isolate HGM2019 chromosome 15, MsV1, whole genome shotgun sequence genome, one interval contains:
- the LOC131226885 gene encoding uncharacterized protein LOC131226885, producing the protein MDLEAEPLGDASYKDAREALSLGAESLGDAAPEDAREAESFGAEPLGDAAPADADPEDAREAESFGAEPLGDAAPADVDPKDVRGRSSSSSSKKRGPTRGSELHERTSVKRVIGINEFGQPNAGDANQIAFNSSIGVLTRAHIPITYTDFRLVPPQYIQRVSDILACSYEFQDNQEAWSPYIRDRCKAAWRNFKNTLHAKYIKDKDPAVVKSYPTPIGVPIEDWMIFVDYCNTDKFKESSVRNASNRAKQVGPSTLGRRSMAATRHEMAIERNLTTDAEVGRVEVYIRAHTTKDNKVQFPETFEKIKSIQSSNPASRMTSVDDALTQDHLVKLHWLVLTPKVGVGVTSGGVNQISLYFSFWLHLSV; encoded by the exons ATGGATCTAGAGGCAGAGCCGCTCGGGGATGCATCCTATAAAGATGCCAGGG AGGCACTGTCATTGGGCGCAGAGTCGCTAGGGGATGCAGCCCCTGAAGATGCTAGAG AGGCAGAGTCATTCGGCGCAGAGCCGCTAGGGGATGCAGCCCCTGCAGATGCAGACCCTGAAGATGCTAGAG aggcagagTCATTCGGCGCAGAGCCGCTAGGGGATGCAGCCCCTGCAGATGTAGACCCTAAAGATGTTAGAG GCAGGTCTTCATCTTCATCGTCTAAGAAGAGAGGTCCTACCCGAGGTTCAGAATTACATGAGAGGACTTCAGTGAAAAGGGTCATTGGGATTAATGAATTTGGGCAACCGAATGCAGGGGATGCAAATCAGATcgcattcaattcaagcattggTGTTCTCACCCGTGCACACATTCCGATCACCTACACAGACTTTCGGTTGGTGCCTCCACAATACATTCAGAGGGTCAGTGATATCCTGGCATGTAGTTATGAATTTCAGGATAACCAAGAAGCGTGGTCACCATACATTCGTGATCGCTGTAAGGCTGCTTGGAGAAATTTCAAGAACACTTTGCATGCAAAGTATATTAAGGACAAGGATCCTGCAGTTGTGAAATCGTATCCTACCCCTATTGGTGTCCCTATTGAGGATTGGATGATCTTCGTGGATTATTGCAATACTGATAAATTCAAGGAATCAAGTGTAAGAAATGCATCCAATCGGGCCAAACAAGTTGGCCCTTCTACACTTGGTCGGCGTAGCATGGCTGCCACACGTCATGAGATG GCAATTGAGAGGAATCTTACTACTGATGCCGAGGTTGGTAGGGTTGAGGTGTACATCCGAGCCCATACAACAAAGGATAACAAAGTGCAGTTTCCAGAAACCTTT gaaaaaataaaatcgatTCAAAGTAGTAATCCCGCATCTCGGATGACCAGTGTAgatgatgcccttacacag GATCATCTGGTGAAGTTGCACTGGCTGGTTCTCACCCCAAAG GTTGGTGTAGGTGTCACTTCAGGGGGAGTTAACCAGataagtttatatttttctttttggttgcatttgagtgtctaa
- the LOC131226886 gene encoding uncharacterized protein LOC131226886: MKTFKAYVRNMTRPEGCIAERYIQEETLIYCNQYRGKNNTSLLEKLEKRLGRSISFMPKLQDIVDDFDVDVVGPVGPGQSVVLEGIEYEQARTWVLKSHPNYETWQGRYANFLKQRNIVVGTRTKVASDDEFIPWLKKQLDLSESSNEVFRDIVRGPKAFAMQYNKYCINGFLFVTKEYEENKMNQNSGVSTESMTTFRSSAKDKNPVDESVPYYGVLRKIIQLEYREGYKPVLLKCDWVKVTHQGVSFDAVGNLRLVNLSNLLSSDQVGDEPFILAEHAVQVFYSRDPKHPNWHVVLEVPRKIFVEDETSILSETRVVTEAEVGPDLTEVDMGGELLFNDSEDICVVVEKKKKRKRAGKKS; the protein is encoded by the exons ATGAAGACGTTTAAGGCGTACGTCCGCAATATGACACGACCTGAAGGTTGTATAGCAGAACGATACATTCAAGAGGAGACACTTATATACTGCAACCAGTATAGAGGGAAAAATAACACGAGCCTCTTGGAGAAATTGGAAAAGCGGTTAGGCagatcaatttcattcatgccgAAGTTACAAGATATTGTTGACGACTTTGATGTTGACGTGGTTGGCCCAGTTGGCCCTGGTCAAAGTGTCGTTTTAGAAGGTATTGAGTACGAACAGGCTCGCacctgggtactgaagagtcatcctaaCTATGAGACATGGCAAGG GAGATATGCAAATTTCTTAAAGCAACGCAATATAGTTGTTGGGACTAGGACTAAGGTGGCGAGTGATGATGAGttcataccttggttgaagaAACAGCTAGACTTGAGTGAATCAAGTAATGAAGTCTTCAGAGATATAGTTAGGGGACCAAAGGCTTTTGCGATGCagtacaataaatattgtatcaATGGTTTCCTCTTCGTCACCAAGGAATACGAAGAGAATAAAATGAACCAGAATAGCGGTGTTAGCACAGAGAGTATGACCACCTTCCGATCTAGTGCTAAGGATAAGAATCCAGTGGATGAATCTGTACCTTATTACGGAGTCCTCCGCAAAATCATCCAACTAGAGTACCGAGAAGGGTACAAGCCAGTTCTACTAAAGTGCGATTGGGTGAAGGTGACGCACCAAGGTGTTTCTTTCGATGCGGTAGGGAATTTGAGACTGGTGAATTTGTCTAATCTTCTCAGTTCAGACCAAGTGGGTGATGAGCCATTTATTCTTGCGGAGCATGCCGTGCAAGTTTTTTATTCTAGAGATCCAAAACATCCTAattggcatgtggtcttggaggttccaagAAAGATTTTCGTTGAAGATGAGACAAGCATTTTATCAGAAACACGGGTTGTAACTGAGGCTGAagtaggacctgatctcaccgAAGTAGACATGGGTGGCGAGTTGTTATTCAATGACAGTGaagatatttgtgtggttgttgaaaagaaaaagaaaagaaagagagctggGAAAAAATCCTGA